Proteins encoded in a region of the Marinomonas maritima genome:
- a CDS encoding ATP-binding protein, translated as MNSIDDFDSTNHDQMIIDCFLKLWNHSADLMFIMAVEPNGEFSLFDNNPASREVMGLSKDAQVRRMNIRETWGDEIVEGLYSSYRAAIAAREPISMTQYATSGGKAVYVDTLLVPIFDSLDNPIFICGVSRDISRIKEAEQVALKANEKLLEYSAALETINQDLDRKVQERTKELESAKRAVEESLEAKSSFVARMSHEIRTPINAVIGLSHLSLKTSLNAEQQDCMNKILASGEVLLSLVNDVLDFSKIEAGKMNIETVPFSPRLIVQHAINMNTIKAQEKKLALTVDISASLPPMLLGDPLRIQQILVNLVTNAVKFTEHGGVCVRVYSDTNNGQGVLLRCDVIDTGIGISKTDIKQLFQSFQQADDSITRVFGGTGLGLTISRQLCDIMGGDIWVNSEIGHGSTFSFTLPLNIPSSSSLSIDPTLTEENSTPNLSQYNLLLAEDNLINQKVILGYLDDTSINVDVVGNGEDAINKLDSKNYDIVFMDIQMPIMDGLTATRHIRSSCVYGNIPIIAMTAHVSEDAKKQSAQAGMNAHLDKPIKKFDLYKTLQKHLHAEIQDNFLKMNDFFVSNQDSSHVEVLSKMSSIDTLDITGAVSNLGGKTSLYLDLITAFYNKYKVFTLDGCLESNVVDIIHSLKSNSAYIGAFDLSRYCSELERNIQNNIISSKLLERLVQTVNKLVYELGQVLMPYASLINSDEEEWVFCANELASKLEVIVPLLKKSDFFVENHFSLLRKMVRGTKYALDVEHLISDIKDVEFEVAAIKASQLIFELQGN; from the coding sequence ATGAACTCGATTGATGATTTTGACTCAACTAATCATGATCAAATGATTATTGATTGCTTTTTAAAACTTTGGAACCATTCCGCAGATCTTATGTTTATCATGGCGGTAGAACCAAATGGAGAGTTTTCTTTATTTGATAATAATCCTGCTTCAAGAGAGGTAATGGGTCTATCGAAAGACGCACAAGTTCGTCGAATGAATATCAGAGAAACTTGGGGGGATGAAATTGTCGAAGGCCTATATAGCTCTTATAGAGCAGCTATCGCTGCTAGAGAGCCAATATCTATGACTCAATATGCCACATCCGGTGGTAAGGCTGTTTATGTTGATACTTTATTAGTACCAATATTTGATTCATTAGATAATCCTATTTTTATATGTGGTGTGAGCCGTGATATTTCGAGGATTAAAGAAGCGGAACAAGTTGCATTAAAAGCCAATGAGAAACTTCTTGAATACAGCGCCGCGCTTGAAACGATAAATCAAGATCTCGATCGAAAAGTACAAGAACGAACCAAAGAATTAGAAAGTGCTAAGCGTGCCGTAGAGGAATCATTGGAAGCCAAGTCCTCCTTTGTCGCCAGAATGAGCCATGAAATACGCACACCCATTAACGCAGTGATTGGATTAAGTCACTTAAGTCTTAAAACATCTTTAAATGCTGAACAACAAGACTGTATGAATAAAATATTAGCCTCGGGTGAAGTGCTGCTTAGTCTTGTTAACGATGTGCTGGATTTTTCGAAGATCGAAGCGGGAAAAATGAACATAGAAACCGTGCCTTTTTCTCCTAGGTTGATCGTTCAGCATGCGATCAATATGAACACAATTAAGGCTCAAGAAAAAAAACTGGCGTTGACAGTCGATATTTCTGCGTCACTACCGCCCATGCTCTTGGGTGATCCATTGCGGATACAACAAATATTGGTCAATCTGGTAACGAATGCCGTTAAATTTACTGAACACGGTGGTGTTTGCGTGCGTGTATATTCTGATACCAATAATGGTCAAGGTGTTTTGTTAAGATGCGATGTAATTGACACGGGGATAGGAATATCAAAAACGGATATAAAGCAGCTCTTTCAATCGTTTCAGCAGGCAGACGACAGTATTACTCGGGTGTTTGGTGGAACCGGATTGGGTTTAACAATATCTCGTCAGCTCTGTGACATTATGGGGGGCGACATTTGGGTAAACAGTGAAATAGGTCACGGCTCAACCTTCAGTTTCACGTTACCTCTTAATATTCCGTCAAGCTCATCGCTTTCTATTGATCCAACGCTAACTGAAGAAAATAGTACTCCTAATTTATCTCAATATAATTTGTTATTGGCAGAAGATAATCTAATAAATCAAAAAGTTATTCTAGGGTATCTAGATGATACGTCTATTAATGTTGACGTGGTAGGAAACGGCGAAGACGCCATTAATAAATTAGATAGTAAGAATTATGATATCGTTTTTATGGATATTCAAATGCCCATTATGGATGGATTAACAGCGACAAGGCATATTAGATCGTCTTGCGTATACGGAAATATCCCTATTATTGCGATGACGGCCCATGTGTCTGAAGATGCAAAAAAGCAGTCTGCTCAGGCAGGTATGAATGCGCATTTAGATAAGCCAATTAAAAAATTCGACTTGTACAAAACTTTACAAAAACACTTACATGCAGAAATACAAGATAACTTCTTAAAAATGAATGATTTTTTTGTCTCAAATCAGGATTCATCGCATGTTGAGGTATTGTCTAAAATGTCATCAATCGATACATTAGACATCACAGGTGCGGTAAGCAATCTTGGTGGAAAAACAAGTTTATACCTCGATTTAATAACGGCTTTTTATAATAAATATAAAGTATTTACTTTAGACGGATGTTTAGAAAGTAATGTTGTCGATATTATCCATTCATTAAAATCGAACTCAGCTTATATTGGAGCTTTTGACTTATCACGATATTGTTCTGAATTAGAACGAAATATTCAGAACAATATAATTAGTTCAAAATTACTTGAGCGTCTCGTACAGACAGTGAATAAATTAGTTTATGAACTAGGACAAGTTTTAATGCCTTATGCTTCTTTAATTAACAGTGATGAAGAAGAGTGGGTATTTTGTGCCAATGAACTGGCCAGTAAACTAGAAGTGATTGTCCCCTTGTTAAAAAAATCAGACTTTTTTGTAGAAAACCATTTTAGCTTATTGCGTAAGATGGTGAGAGGGACAAAGTATGCTTTAGATGTTGAACACTTAATTTCTGATATAAAAGATGTCGAGTTTGAGGTTGCTGCTATTAAAGCATCTCAGCTTATTTTCGAGCTTCAAGGTAATTAA
- a CDS encoding GGDEF domain-containing response regulator, whose protein sequence is MTVKQSVLVIDDEKINLKIIGDILNDDVCIMMAKSGEQGIRKAIEYQPDLILLDVLMPEMDGFETMSRLRRDARTSAIPVIFITALNDSSHEEKALLMGASDYIQKPLHTNIVQARVRLHLQLIKQRKMLEELANIDPLTSLANRRKYQDVIEHEWQTAILNQDCISLLVIDIDNFKQYNDCYGHATGDKVLQQVAAVLADQVSDKGLVARYGGEEFVILLPGHSRERSIDVARRCMQDVEALNLAYSHENFSGKVTVSVGGSTKLPSLGCKSDDFFNAADDMLGLAKKSGKNRILWKLANDRQAVVE, encoded by the coding sequence ATGACAGTAAAGCAAAGTGTTTTAGTCATTGATGACGAAAAAATCAACCTGAAAATAATCGGCGACATACTTAATGATGATGTCTGTATTATGATGGCAAAAAGTGGCGAACAGGGTATTAGAAAAGCCATAGAATATCAGCCAGATTTGATTTTACTGGATGTCTTAATGCCTGAAATGGATGGCTTTGAAACCATGAGTCGTCTTCGCCGTGATGCACGTACAAGCGCTATCCCCGTTATTTTCATTACCGCCTTAAATGATTCAAGTCATGAAGAAAAAGCATTATTGATGGGCGCGAGTGATTACATTCAAAAACCACTGCATACGAACATTGTACAGGCTCGTGTACGTCTTCATTTGCAGCTTATAAAGCAGCGTAAAATGCTGGAAGAGTTAGCTAACATAGACCCACTTACATCGCTTGCAAATCGTCGTAAATATCAAGATGTGATTGAACACGAATGGCAAACCGCCATCTTAAATCAAGATTGTATTTCGTTACTCGTTATTGATATCGATAATTTTAAGCAATACAACGATTGTTACGGCCACGCCACTGGCGATAAAGTGCTCCAACAAGTGGCTGCTGTGTTAGCAGATCAAGTATCAGATAAAGGTTTAGTAGCACGATACGGAGGAGAGGAGTTTGTCATTTTACTGCCGGGGCACTCTCGGGAACGCTCTATTGATGTTGCTCGTCGTTGTATGCAAGACGTAGAAGCTTTGAATTTGGCCTATAGCCATGAGAATTTTAGCGGTAAGGTGACGGTAAGTGTGGGAGGCTCCACAAAATTACCGAGTCTTGGTTGTAAAAGTGATGATTTTTTTAATGCGGCTGATGACATGCTTGGGCTTGCTAAAAAAAGTGGTAAAAATAGAATTTTATGGAAATTAGCGAATGATCGACAGGCTGTCGTTGAGTGA
- a CDS encoding DUF3422 family protein: protein MHPLRDVLYAELHSRPFQVIPSPTRISYLAVMVGSEQKNADYEHFCSLYSYFDGIPPEGDGSCFEVDFGNVKIRRDKHLEFTSYMITHTPMDGSIGFFDQNALDCLPIDWLSKIPGVVIAAFHVAVEDARTIPELDLALVKRHFEGMRLVGSRPQNGDAQVWTSFQLHSDGCGRFLIYNKNMSDSQLGRMVQRVVEIETYRLMALLALPMARRYSAELVNMDEKLAQITANLSDSAEPLDEQAILGELIDMAAWVEATRAKTSFRFSATKAYHELVLKRLNELKEDEVSGHLTVTEFMTRRLTPAVRTCNTVGNHLESLSRRIDRVSDMMRTQVEMSIQSQNQQLLTSMDRRSKIQLAMQHTVEGLSVAAISYYSVGLLKFLIEAVYDKGVNFDKSLVIGLSVPLVVGGVWLATRRIHKRFLLLAKAKEEKGE from the coding sequence ATGCATCCATTGCGTGATGTACTTTATGCGGAGTTACATTCGCGCCCTTTTCAGGTAATCCCTAGTCCTACCAGAATAAGTTATCTCGCCGTCATGGTTGGCTCAGAGCAAAAAAATGCCGACTATGAACATTTTTGTTCACTTTATAGCTATTTTGATGGCATACCGCCCGAAGGCGATGGTTCGTGTTTTGAGGTGGATTTTGGCAATGTCAAAATACGTCGCGATAAACATCTTGAGTTTACTTCTTATATGATCACTCATACTCCGATGGATGGCTCTATCGGTTTTTTTGATCAAAATGCATTAGATTGTTTACCTATCGATTGGTTGTCGAAAATTCCTGGTGTTGTCATTGCCGCCTTTCATGTGGCGGTTGAGGATGCGCGCACCATACCTGAACTTGATTTAGCGTTGGTCAAAAGGCATTTCGAAGGCATGCGCTTGGTTGGTAGTCGACCACAAAACGGTGACGCTCAAGTCTGGACCAGTTTTCAGTTGCACAGCGATGGTTGTGGTCGTTTTTTGATTTACAATAAAAATATGAGCGACAGTCAGTTGGGCCGTATGGTGCAGCGGGTAGTAGAGATAGAAACGTATCGTCTGATGGCCTTATTGGCGCTGCCTATGGCCCGAAGATACAGTGCTGAACTGGTGAATATGGATGAAAAATTGGCTCAAATAACAGCCAATTTATCGGATTCAGCAGAACCGCTTGATGAGCAAGCTATATTAGGTGAATTGATTGATATGGCGGCTTGGGTAGAAGCCACTAGAGCGAAAACCTCTTTTCGATTTAGCGCGACAAAAGCGTACCATGAATTAGTTTTAAAGCGTTTAAATGAGTTAAAAGAAGACGAAGTGTCCGGGCATTTAACGGTTACTGAATTTATGACGCGTCGTTTAACGCCTGCTGTTCGCACTTGCAATACGGTAGGCAATCATTTGGAAAGCCTCTCTAGGCGTATTGATAGAGTCTCGGATATGATGCGGACTCAGGTAGAAATGTCGATTCAATCACAGAATCAGCAACTTCTCACGTCAATGGATCGTCGTTCAAAAATTCAACTTGCAATGCAGCATACTGTAGAGGGCTTATCTGTCGCCGCTATTAGTTATTATAGTGTTGGATTGTTAAAATTTCTTATCGAAGCTGTCTACGATAAAGGCGTGAATTTTGATAAAAGTTTAGTTATTGGGTTGTCTGTACCTCTTGTCGTCGGAGGCGTTTGGCTCGCGACGAGACGAATTCACAAGCGTTTCTTATTGCTAGCAAAGGCTAAGGAAGAAAAGGGTGAGTAA
- a CDS encoding cold-shock protein produces the protein MSNTVKGTVKWFNEIKGFGFIEQESGPDVFAHFSAIASSGFKTLAEGQQVEFVVTAGQKGPQAENITVL, from the coding sequence ATGTCTAATACAGTTAAAGGAACCGTTAAGTGGTTCAACGAAATTAAAGGTTTTGGTTTTATCGAGCAAGAGTCTGGCCCTGATGTGTTCGCACATTTCAGTGCTATCGCTAGCTCAGGATTCAAAACTTTGGCTGAAGGCCAACAAGTAGAATTCGTTGTTACTGCTGGCCAAAAAGGTCCTCAAGCAGAAAATATTACAGTACTTTAA
- the msrB gene encoding peptide-methionine (R)-S-oxide reductase MsrB, giving the protein MNRRHFLVQTACVIGVAKFSTMPATAAVLSSSSQFEVFRTKQQWQARLTDFEYQVMREEKTERAGSSALLNEKRAGTYHCKGCDLPLYASSTKYESGTGWPSFYQSLPDSVRTKEDNGFFIERTEVHCRRCGSHLGHIFDDGPQPTGLRHCLNGISLVFRPA; this is encoded by the coding sequence ATGAATCGTCGACACTTTCTTGTACAAACCGCTTGCGTTATAGGAGTTGCTAAATTTTCGACTATGCCCGCGACAGCGGCCGTGTTGTCTTCTAGCTCACAATTTGAGGTATTTCGTACCAAGCAGCAATGGCAAGCAAGATTAACTGACTTTGAATATCAGGTGATGCGAGAGGAAAAAACAGAGCGAGCGGGGAGTAGTGCATTGCTTAATGAAAAACGTGCAGGCACTTATCACTGCAAAGGCTGCGACCTACCTCTGTATGCTAGTAGCACCAAATATGAGAGCGGAACAGGCTGGCCAAGTTTTTATCAAAGTCTGCCAGATTCCGTTAGAACAAAAGAAGACAATGGCTTTTTTATAGAGCGCACAGAAGTGCATTGCCGTCGATGTGGAAGTCATCTTGGCCATATCTTTGACGATGGCCCTCAACCTACAGGGTTACGTCACTGTTTAAATGGCATCTCTCTAGTATTTCGCCCCGCTTAA
- a CDS encoding fasciclin domain-containing protein has product MKLLSLVSAATIVTLAGCSTGGMKSADENNNPMVGGAPMYASKNIIENAVNSKDHTTLVAAVKAAGLVDTLQGEGPFTVFAPTNTAFDKLPEGAVANLLKPENKAALTKVLACHVVKADALSGAIKTMVDDDMGKHPVPTIGGCTLMATYKGDKIMLEDENGRVAHVTIADVKQSNGVIHVIDAVLLPKQ; this is encoded by the coding sequence ATGAAATTATTAAGCCTTGTTTCTGCTGCTACTATCGTGACTCTTGCCGGCTGTTCCACTGGTGGCATGAAGAGCGCCGATGAAAATAACAATCCAATGGTGGGCGGCGCTCCTATGTATGCGAGCAAAAATATTATTGAAAATGCCGTAAACTCCAAAGATCATACGACGCTAGTGGCGGCGGTGAAAGCAGCGGGTTTGGTTGATACTTTACAAGGCGAAGGGCCGTTTACCGTTTTTGCACCGACCAATACCGCGTTCGACAAATTACCAGAAGGTGCTGTCGCTAACTTGTTGAAACCAGAAAATAAAGCGGCATTGACGAAAGTGCTGGCCTGTCATGTAGTGAAAGCTGATGCGCTTTCTGGTGCAATAAAAACAATGGTGGATGATGACATGGGCAAACACCCTGTTCCAACGATTGGTGGATGTACGTTAATGGCTACATATAAGGGTGATAAAATCATGCTTGAAGATGAAAACGGTCGAGTAGCGCATGTCACCATTGCAGATGTTAAACAATCTAACGGTGTGATTCATGTGATTGATGCGGTGCTTTTACCTAAACAGTAA
- a CDS encoding DMT family transporter, giving the protein MKAQTLNNPTLFNRLPIAEISLLLTAFFWGTSYGITKEALVYTSVIAFIVIRFGLTSLLLMPFYWRETRKGQTKDWKYALPTGAILLCIFLAETYGVFHTTASKAAFLISLCVLMTPFVEAITAKRWPSKNILGCALLSVIGVLLLTQKSIGWMVFNIGDYFILLAAFLRACMVVTTKVLLDDKRLSPLSTTSLQANVVTLGALVIFFASDIQVTELFPTEWSFWLAMLYLALFCTVFALFAQNYGVKHTTPSRVALLTGSEPAFGALFAFAWLNESLTLIQMLGGGCILLATFMATKQKSTFAS; this is encoded by the coding sequence ATGAAAGCACAAACACTTAACAACCCAACTCTTTTCAACCGACTTCCTATCGCCGAAATATCATTGCTTTTAACCGCCTTCTTTTGGGGAACCAGTTATGGCATCACAAAAGAAGCATTGGTTTATACCAGCGTCATCGCCTTTATTGTGATTCGATTCGGCTTAACATCACTTTTATTAATGCCTTTTTATTGGCGAGAAACACGTAAGGGACAGACTAAAGACTGGAAGTACGCACTGCCAACCGGCGCTATTTTACTCTGCATTTTTCTCGCTGAAACCTATGGCGTTTTCCATACAACCGCATCTAAAGCGGCGTTTCTGATCAGCCTTTGCGTATTAATGACACCTTTTGTAGAAGCGATCACAGCAAAACGATGGCCGAGTAAAAACATATTAGGGTGTGCATTATTGTCGGTGATAGGTGTGTTGTTACTGACACAGAAAAGCATTGGCTGGATGGTCTTTAATATTGGCGATTATTTCATTTTGTTGGCCGCATTTTTACGCGCCTGCATGGTCGTCACGACGAAGGTGTTATTGGATGACAAGCGACTGTCACCGTTAAGCACAACCAGTCTCCAAGCCAATGTGGTCACGCTGGGGGCATTGGTTATTTTCTTCGCGAGTGACATTCAGGTAACAGAACTGTTTCCAACGGAATGGTCTTTCTGGCTGGCGATGTTGTATCTTGCTCTTTTTTGTACTGTCTTCGCACTCTTCGCACAAAACTATGGTGTTAAACACACAACACCATCGCGCGTTGCTTTGCTAACAGGATCAGAACCTGCCTTCGGCGCACTTTTCGCCTTCGCTTGGCTAAACGAGTCACTTACTCTGATTCAAATGCTTGGTGGTGGCTGTATTTTATTAGCAACTTTTATGGCGACTAAACAAAAGAGTACATTCGCTTCATAA
- a CDS encoding LysR family transcriptional regulator, whose protein sequence is MNTNELIALLPDMAAFVAVVETGSFTKAAKKLGVTPSGVSRQVSRIESALSVVLIERTTRRQTTTLVGVAVYEQCRRMLDSAKEAVVASENEATEAKGRLRIAAPDAFAKQVLEPLLLEFMVLYPAISLQVQVTDLRVDPAYQNVDVVFYVADKPHEHLVCKTLGKVRTILCASSGYLMEHGTPSSPEDLLDHLCLPLGFFDGDNIWTFTQGERKSVITVDGRYINNDADMRLKGVRQGFGIAPFPDFVVRESLEKGDVVQVLSDWQLNSDFQGGIHMQFLSMRFMPNKMRVFIDFMESRWAATV, encoded by the coding sequence ATGAACACAAATGAATTGATCGCTTTATTGCCCGACATGGCCGCCTTTGTCGCAGTAGTGGAAACAGGAAGCTTTACAAAAGCTGCCAAAAAGCTTGGTGTAACGCCATCCGGTGTCAGTCGACAGGTGTCGAGAATCGAGAGCGCGTTATCGGTGGTGTTAATCGAACGCACGACACGACGCCAAACCACAACCTTGGTCGGTGTCGCGGTTTACGAGCAATGCCGTCGGATGCTCGACAGCGCAAAAGAAGCCGTCGTAGCGTCTGAAAATGAGGCGACAGAAGCAAAAGGGCGCTTGCGAATTGCGGCACCAGACGCTTTTGCTAAACAGGTTTTAGAGCCTTTGTTACTGGAATTTATGGTCTTGTATCCTGCGATTTCGTTGCAAGTTCAAGTGACTGATTTGCGGGTCGATCCGGCTTATCAGAATGTCGATGTGGTGTTTTATGTGGCAGATAAACCGCATGAGCATTTAGTCTGTAAAACGTTGGGAAAGGTTCGCACTATACTTTGCGCCAGCTCCGGGTATTTGATGGAGCACGGCACACCGAGTTCGCCAGAAGATTTGCTGGACCATCTTTGTTTACCGCTCGGTTTTTTTGATGGCGACAACATTTGGACCTTTACTCAAGGTGAACGTAAGTCGGTGATTACGGTTGATGGTCGTTATATTAATAACGATGCGGATATGCGTTTAAAAGGGGTGAGGCAAGGGTTTGGTATCGCCCCTTTTCCTGACTTCGTGGTACGAGAATCGTTGGAAAAAGGGGATGTGGTTCAAGTGTTAAGTGATTGGCAACTTAATAGCGATTTTCAGGGCGGTATTCACATGCAGTTTTTATCGATGCGTTTTATGCCCAATAAAATGCGAGTGTTTATTGATTTTATGGAAAGCCGCTGGGCTGCGACAGTGTAA